Proteins encoded within one genomic window of Bacillus sp. F19:
- a CDS encoding SRPBCC family protein: protein MNQNNATNKIATQVGEREIVITRVFDARRDLVFDAWTKEEHLSKWWGPRGFTTTFQKFDMKPGGTWQFIMHGPDGVDYPNTNVFVEVVKPERIVIKHAVFPHFLATVIFEDLDGKTKLTYSTVFEENAAVFDKVKTYAVPGAEQTMDRLEEHLASMS from the coding sequence CAACAAACAAAATCGCAACGCAAGTAGGTGAACGCGAGATTGTGATCACCCGCGTATTTGATGCTCGACGCGATCTTGTGTTTGATGCTTGGACGAAAGAGGAGCACCTGTCGAAGTGGTGGGGACCTCGAGGTTTTACGACGACTTTTCAGAAGTTTGATATGAAACCGGGCGGTACATGGCAGTTTATCATGCACGGTCCTGATGGCGTTGATTATCCCAACACCAACGTCTTTGTCGAGGTCGTTAAACCCGAGCGAATCGTCATCAAACATGCTGTGTTTCCCCATTTTCTGGCGACAGTAATCTTTGAGGATCTGGATGGTAAGACCAAACTTACTTATAGCACAGTTTTTGAAGAAAATGCCGCTGTATTCGATAAGGTGAAAACATATGCCGTCCCAGGTGCCGAACAGACCATGGATCGTCTTGAGGAGCATCTGGCAAGTATGTCTTAA
- a CDS encoding ABC transporter ATP-binding protein — MIEVKNLSKKYPNGEHQEYALKDVQFVVNKGELLGIFGKSGSGKSTLLNILSGIEAPTTGTVKIDGKDIAGFSNRALTKWRGANVGIVFQSFHLIPTLTLVENVMLPMEFSKNRKRKRQRALNLLEQTGLLMKANQFPESVSGGERQRTAIARALANDPPVIAADEPTGNLDSQTSKEIFNLFQILAETGKTVLFVTHDLDFYGKVSRRLHVQDGSVYEAE, encoded by the coding sequence ATGATAGAAGTGAAAAATTTATCGAAAAAATATCCTAACGGAGAACATCAGGAGTACGCATTGAAGGACGTTCAATTCGTAGTGAATAAGGGAGAATTGCTCGGGATCTTCGGAAAATCAGGAAGCGGGAAATCTACCTTGTTAAATATTCTTTCCGGCATAGAGGCTCCGACAACCGGAACCGTGAAAATAGATGGAAAGGATATCGCCGGATTTTCAAACAGAGCCCTGACAAAATGGAGAGGAGCAAATGTTGGGATCGTGTTTCAATCCTTTCATCTTATTCCAACCCTGACCCTGGTGGAAAATGTGATGCTTCCGATGGAGTTCTCTAAAAATCGAAAACGAAAGAGACAGCGTGCTTTGAACCTTTTAGAGCAAACCGGATTATTAATGAAAGCAAATCAGTTTCCGGAATCTGTATCAGGCGGGGAAAGACAGAGAACGGCCATCGCCAGGGCACTTGCCAATGATCCTCCGGTAATTGCTGCAGATGAACCTACGGGTAATCTGGACTCTCAAACATCCAAAGAGATTTTTAACCTCTTCCAGATACTTGCCGAGACCGGTAAAACAGTACTGTTCGTCACACATGATCTCGATTTTTATGGGAAGGTCTCAAGAAGACTCCATGTTCAGGATGGATCCGTATATGAAGCGGAGTGA
- a CDS encoding cell wall hydrolase, with protein sequence MRLNVKISFVVFICFMFLIPNSIFAQEVLHKGSQGQAVYDLQENLKKMGYFTSQPTGYYGSITDNAVRQFQLDTRLFPDGVFGFQTQQKLNSIEMMARVVHGEARGESYEGKVAVAAVIMNRMSTPGFPKNTYDVIFQTNAFTAVHDGQYYLTPNSYSYRAVIDALKGWDPTHGSVYYYNPLLASDEWIFTRETVIRIGNHLFAK encoded by the coding sequence TTGAGATTAAATGTAAAAATTTCGTTTGTTGTTTTTATTTGTTTCATGTTTTTAATACCAAATTCAATCTTTGCTCAAGAAGTTTTACACAAAGGAAGTCAAGGACAAGCAGTTTATGACTTGCAAGAGAATTTAAAGAAAATGGGTTACTTTACCAGTCAACCGACAGGGTATTATGGTTCTATTACAGATAATGCAGTTAGACAATTTCAGCTAGATACTAGACTATTCCCAGATGGAGTCTTTGGATTCCAAACGCAACAAAAATTAAATAGTATAGAAATGATGGCAAGGGTTGTTCATGGAGAAGCTCGCGGTGAGTCTTATGAAGGAAAAGTAGCTGTAGCTGCTGTTATTATGAATCGGATGTCAACGCCAGGTTTTCCTAAAAATACTTACGATGTTATTTTCCAGACGAATGCTTTTACAGCTGTACATGATGGTCAATATTATTTGACCCCTAACAGCTATTCTTATCGAGCAGTCATTGATGCTTTAAAAGGCTGGGACCCTACGCATGGTTCTGTTTATTATTATAATCCCCTCTTGGCATCTGATGAATGGATTTTTACTAGGGAAACAGTAATTAGAATAGGAAACCACTTATTTGCAAAGTAA
- a CDS encoding glycosyltransferase: MAKMEQDLSGGMAAVSLQTQKKLSMREKTFVITLFLLTVSALFYVNWTASDKLNLTIGIYGAVMISYLLGKMLLSFKYQEIMEDPPDLKVSVIIPSYNEEPHAVLGTIESILKQDYPVHEIFVIDDGSKEVSAYHAVLKLQDNLKAGVGATLTEIKKDNPSFQMPNLIVHRLPKNQGKRHAQIWAFERAAGDIFITVDSDCTVFPNAVRELLKPLNDKEVMATTGHVNIRNRTDNVLTRLIDMRYDNAFRVERAAHSVTNNVLVCSGPLSAYRREVVMKNLEHYGSQTFLGQQVQLGDDRCLTNYAIREGKTLYQSTARCITDAPTSLKTLIKQQNRWNKSFFRESLIALKIGLQKPNVFVWVVLEMFLWLAFGVSLIFAIYYTSSTMGLIMLVYYLAYVVISAYARNVFYAYKRPFTFLLAPIYGILFLVILCPMRFWALLTLRSTSWGTRG, encoded by the coding sequence ATGGCCAAAATGGAACAAGATCTTTCAGGTGGAATGGCAGCAGTATCCCTTCAAACTCAGAAGAAACTTTCTATGAGGGAGAAAACATTTGTTATTACGTTGTTTCTGCTGACGGTCTCGGCCCTTTTCTATGTGAACTGGACAGCTTCAGATAAGCTGAACTTAACTATAGGAATTTACGGTGCTGTCATGATCAGTTACTTATTAGGAAAAATGCTTTTATCTTTTAAATACCAGGAAATCATGGAAGACCCGCCTGATCTGAAGGTCTCTGTCATCATACCTTCCTATAATGAAGAGCCTCATGCAGTATTGGGAACAATCGAAAGTATATTGAAGCAGGACTATCCGGTTCATGAAATTTTTGTCATTGATGATGGAAGTAAAGAAGTTTCCGCCTATCACGCTGTTCTGAAATTACAAGATAATTTAAAAGCTGGAGTTGGAGCGACGTTAACGGAAATCAAAAAGGATAACCCTTCCTTCCAAATGCCGAATCTTATCGTGCACCGCCTGCCGAAAAATCAGGGGAAGCGTCATGCACAAATCTGGGCATTTGAAAGAGCTGCCGGAGATATATTCATTACTGTCGATTCAGATTGTACGGTATTCCCGAATGCGGTTAGAGAGTTGTTAAAACCTCTCAATGACAAGGAAGTAATGGCAACAACGGGACATGTAAACATCAGAAACCGTACGGACAATGTTCTGACTCGCCTAATTGACATGCGGTATGACAATGCATTTCGTGTCGAGCGTGCAGCGCATTCCGTTACGAACAATGTATTGGTTTGCAGTGGACCGCTTAGTGCTTACCGGCGCGAAGTCGTCATGAAAAATTTAGAACATTATGGAAGTCAGACATTCCTGGGACAACAAGTGCAGCTTGGAGACGACCGCTGTCTAACGAACTATGCGATCCGGGAAGGAAAGACGTTATATCAATCAACGGCCCGATGTATCACAGATGCACCGACAAGCCTTAAAACACTGATCAAGCAGCAAAATCGCTGGAACAAATCCTTTTTCAGAGAAAGCTTGATCGCCTTGAAGATCGGATTGCAAAAACCGAATGTGTTTGTGTGGGTAGTACTCGAAATGTTCTTGTGGCTGGCCTTTGGAGTATCGCTGATTTTTGCGATTTATTATACATCGTCTACGATGGGACTAATTATGCTCGTTTATTACCTGGCATACGTGGTGATATCTGCTTATGCGCGAAATGTTTTCTACGCTTACAAGCGGCCATTCACCTTCCTGCTTGCGCCGATCTATGGAATTCTATTCCTTGTAATCCTATGCCCAATGCGTTTCTGGGCACTGTTGACACTTCGTTCAACTTCTTGGGGCACTCGCGGCTAA
- the galU gene encoding UTP--glucose-1-phosphate uridylyltransferase GalU — translation MRVRKAIIPAAGLGTRFLPATKAQPKEMLPIVDKPTIQYIVEEAVKSGIEDILIISGRGKRAIEDHFDKSYELEETLFKKEKFNRLEEIQGISNLANIHYVRQKEPKGLGHAIGCASRFIGNEPFAVLLGDDIVQSETPCLKQLLDVFNIYQSSVLGVQEVPAEDVSKYGIVAPLDNMLDEQLVAISTVVEKPETECAPSNYAIMGRYVLTPDILPILEMLPPGSGNEIQLTDAIKILNETQNVLAYKFSGKRYDVGDKFGFIKATIDFSLHRPDLSENVRDYLKELMAEKELVSSS, via the coding sequence ATGAGAGTTCGTAAAGCTATCATTCCTGCAGCTGGTTTAGGTACAAGATTTTTGCCGGCTACAAAAGCTCAACCTAAGGAAATGCTGCCTATTGTAGATAAGCCAACCATTCAATATATCGTAGAGGAAGCTGTCAAATCTGGCATTGAAGATATTCTCATTATCAGCGGCAGAGGAAAACGCGCGATTGAAGATCATTTTGACAAATCCTATGAATTAGAAGAAACTCTCTTTAAAAAAGAAAAATTCAATAGATTGGAAGAAATTCAAGGCATCTCTAACTTGGCGAACATCCATTATGTTCGTCAAAAAGAACCAAAAGGCCTTGGTCATGCGATTGGCTGTGCGAGCCGTTTTATAGGCAACGAGCCATTTGCTGTTTTGCTTGGGGACGACATTGTCCAGTCTGAAACGCCTTGCTTAAAGCAGCTGCTGGACGTCTTTAATATCTATCAGTCATCCGTATTAGGCGTACAGGAGGTTCCGGCAGAGGATGTATCCAAGTATGGAATCGTCGCCCCCCTCGACAACATGCTTGATGAACAACTTGTCGCCATTTCAACCGTTGTCGAAAAACCGGAGACTGAATGTGCACCATCCAATTATGCCATTATGGGACGCTACGTGCTGACACCAGATATCTTGCCGATTTTAGAAATGTTGCCGCCGGGTTCCGGTAATGAAATTCAACTGACGGATGCGATCAAAATTTTAAACGAAACACAAAATGTACTGGCGTATAAGTTCTCTGGAAAAAGATATGATGTGGGGGATAAATTCGGATTTATCAAAGCAACGATTGATTTCTCCCTGCATCGTCCGGATTTGAGTGAGAATGTGAGAGATTATCTTAAAGAGCTTATGGCAGAAAAAGAACTCGTCTCCAGCTCTTAA
- a CDS encoding UDP-glucose/GDP-mannose dehydrogenase family protein: MKIAIIGTGYVGLVTGVCLSEIGHEVTCIDTNLEKVDQLKKGISPIYEPGLEELMKKNCAAGRLEFTNNSIIGLKDKEVIYIAVGTPQGEDGAADLTYVFNAARNIGENITRNVVVVTKSTVPIGTNAKVRQLVMSNLQENVCAEVVSNPEFLREGSAIHDSFNGDRIVIGTDNQEAGDIVEEINKSFGLPILRTSLHSAEMIKYASNAFLATKISFINEIANLSEKTNAHIEEVAKGIGMDSRIGNKFLNAGIGYGGSCFPKDTQALVKISEDYNHDFHLLKSVITVNEKQKTLLVRKAKERFGTLTGKKVALLGLAFKPETDDMREAASISVASELVEEGAEVIGYDPIAANNAKKVLPEEVLYADQIEEAIKQADVVFILTEWKEIVEKTLILSTLFMNEPIIFDGRNCYTSEDLFNLEVEYISVGRERLLNIRENRVAAVI; the protein is encoded by the coding sequence ATGAAAATTGCTATTATTGGAACGGGTTATGTCGGTCTTGTGACGGGTGTTTGCCTTTCAGAAATCGGACATGAGGTAACATGCATTGATACCAATCTAGAGAAGGTTGATCAGCTTAAAAAAGGAATTTCTCCTATCTATGAACCAGGATTAGAAGAGCTAATGAAGAAAAATTGTGCGGCTGGCCGCCTTGAATTCACAAACAATTCCATCATTGGCCTTAAAGACAAAGAAGTAATCTATATTGCTGTAGGCACCCCGCAAGGTGAAGACGGTGCAGCAGATCTGACCTATGTGTTCAACGCTGCCCGCAACATCGGAGAGAACATCACGAGAAATGTGGTGGTAGTGACGAAGAGTACAGTGCCGATCGGTACTAATGCGAAAGTACGTCAATTAGTGATGTCCAATCTTCAAGAAAACGTCTGTGCAGAAGTTGTATCCAATCCTGAGTTCTTACGTGAAGGATCGGCCATCCATGATTCCTTTAATGGGGACCGCATCGTGATCGGAACAGACAATCAAGAAGCAGGAGACATTGTGGAAGAAATCAACAAGTCATTTGGACTGCCTATCTTGCGAACAAGCCTTCACAGTGCAGAAATGATCAAATATGCATCTAATGCTTTCCTGGCAACAAAGATTTCATTCATAAATGAAATTGCCAATCTTTCTGAAAAAACAAACGCCCATATCGAAGAGGTCGCCAAAGGAATCGGCATGGACTCAAGGATCGGAAACAAATTCCTGAACGCAGGGATTGGATACGGAGGTTCTTGCTTCCCTAAAGATACCCAGGCCCTTGTGAAAATCTCCGAGGACTACAATCATGATTTTCATTTATTGAAGTCTGTCATTACAGTAAATGAAAAGCAAAAGACTCTTCTTGTGAGAAAAGCAAAAGAGCGCTTCGGAACACTAACAGGAAAAAAAGTCGCTCTATTGGGGCTTGCTTTCAAACCTGAAACAGATGATATGAGAGAAGCAGCCAGCATCTCAGTTGCCAGCGAACTCGTGGAAGAAGGAGCAGAAGTGATCGGATATGATCCAATCGCTGCGAATAATGCAAAAAAAGTTCTGCCTGAGGAAGTGCTGTATGCCGATCAAATCGAGGAAGCAATAAAACAAGCAGACGTTGTGTTCATTTTGACAGAGTGGAAAGAAATCGTAGAAAAAACGCTCATCCTTTCCACCCTGTTCATGAACGAGCCAATCATTTTCGACGGACGCAATTGTTATACAAGTGAAGATCTTTTCAATCTGGAAGTTGAATATATTTCGGTTGGAAGAGAACGCCTATTAAATATACGGGAAAACAGAGTGGCCGCTGTCATTTAA